The Gavia stellata isolate bGavSte3 chromosome 1, bGavSte3.hap2, whole genome shotgun sequence DNA segment TGCCCAAAGCCTGAATGCCAAGCTCTCTAGGGCAGGAGCTGTTTGGGTCTACTCCCAAGCAGGATCCTTAGGAAATaccaaaatacaaaaccaagaGCATCTAAATAATCTTTGCAAATACCAGTATATTTATTGAGGGGCCTCAAAAGTGTGCAAGTATAACTAATATCATTCTACATTACTGGAAAATGtgaaaccaaaatgttttgcacTGTGCTTCATGCCCTGTGGTAAGTCCTAAGCAGTGAGTCCTAAGCAGAATCAAATTTCCGCTCCTTGTGCAGATCGCTGAGGAAACTCTCTCTGGAATAGTAATAGCATTGGGGTTAACATTGTCCTAGCCACTGTACCAATTTCTACATTCTTCTCAGCTCTCAGACTTGGCCTCTTATGAACACTATCTTCCCAAAGTAAGTGTGCAGTTCGTGTTTTCTAGTAGTTAGCAAAATGCACAGTTTTCTGCAGCATCTTCTGTCTCCAGAATTATTATATGACTGCATTAAAGTCACAGCCCTCAGTCCGTGGTTGAGTCCCTTCTGAGCCTAGGTCAAGATTATTATACTGCCCTTTGGTGTTTATCTTGGTAGGTTTCGCTGGCATCAGGTACCGAAGGTTCTTCCAAAATCTGGAATTCACAGGAAGAGATTTATCCTTTTTCCACTTCACAACCCTCTTTGATGGTAAAAGAGACAGTGATTCTGGCAAGAAATTGTAGTCACTTATAGGCATATACTCAATTAATATGAtcttagttttcttttcaactAGGGCTTTATGCAGTCCACTCTCAAGTTCGTATATGGCTCTGTCAGAAACGTAGTTCTGGCTCAGTATAATGATTAATCTTCGACTTTTGTCAATGAATGAATGGATATCATCAACAACCGCTGCAAATTAAAGATAAATGTGTTATTAAACTAAATTGAAAGGATAGGCACTGAATCGACTTATCCTTTAACAATCGCACATGTACTAAAAATGTTCCCCGTATAAAGTGACAGCATGTAAGCAGCCTGTCCCTAAGAAGAGATTAATATGCACTGCAGATTAGGAGTCTGTGAAAATGAGCTCAGGTATCGCCAAAGCTTGTTCTCTGGAGCAGACAAAACCAACATACAATCTCTGGCTGCCCTAGACAGCTGTCTGTCAGTAGTCACATGGATAGAAGGTAAcagcaaaatttatttttcttccaaccATACATCTCTTTGATCTTTCATAATAGATACCATTGGAGTGATTCCACAGAAAGTCACCAACAGCAACCTCTCTCCAAATATTCACTAAGTCTCAGGTTATTCCTTCCTTTACATCACTGAATACCAAATTCTATTGCCAGTAATATAAGGTTGAGAAAACTAGCATGTGATGACAGAATGAGTTCCAACTGTGTTTTAGATCCATTACTTTTGTCATGACAAGCGATGAAGTAATCAAATGGTGATACCCTTCAAACACCCATGCACCAAACTGATTTCTCATGCACAACTTCCTGTGCTTGCTTCAGCACCATGGGACAACAAGGTCTACAGAAACCAGAGATCTAGAAAACATGCCTTATAAGAAAGGCAAAGCAATCTGCAGGAGTAAcctaaagaagagaaaactgagaggagaaggaggctgaCAAGGGTATTACAACACACTAAAGGCTCCTGTAAATAGAAGGAAATACTCTGTTTTCCGTATTCACAATGGATCAGatcagagaaaaggaaataaataagcTAAAACTATTGCAAGGAAATAAGCTAAAACTGTTGAAAGAATCAGATTGAACACTTCAGAAAGCCTTTTTTAATACTTAAGGAGAGAgaataacagggaaaaaatggcTTGAGAGAGTTGTGGCACCTCTCAGGTTAGAAAAATGTCGGGAATGGATACAAGGAAAGAAGATCCTGCTTTGTGAAGAAGGCTGACTCACCTTATTGTTCTGTGGTTTTAACAACGAAATCCTATTCCTCAACTAGATCTTTGGACTAAATGGAATCCTGCAATATCTTTTTTCCAAGCATCTGCAAAAGGCCATCTATCCATAGGCCATTTAGAGAAACAAAATTCCATGTTCTCATTTCTATTTTGTTATGGCATCCATTACATTCACAAAATGGTTTCAACCACCACACTGAAGATACAGCAAACATACACGTTACCTGAGAATAACTAGTACCAGAGACACCAGCTGCTCTGTGCAGTAAATGTGAGTTCATCTATAGGCGCCTGCTCTCAGCAAAAGCAGATCAAGAGTACTACTACTGTGAAACATGTAACAACTTCTGTGTTCTCACCTTAACTTTCTCCATGCTAGTTTTTTCATCTGTTCATCTTGATTTTGTGTAATTAAAGATatgagtgtgtgtatgtgtatatgaaTTCATAAATATATctataaaatatgtaaaatgtgTGCATGCGAACTTTGCATGCACATAGTCtagattaaatgaaaaatgtaacatttcaaTACACAACACATTTGCCAGAATTCCTTCTAATTACAGACCTTTACCTTTGTGTGGAAATGATGTGCCTATTTAATGACAACAACATGCAATACACTTACCTCCTCCAGGGGGTACATCCCTCTCAAATATACATAACTTGTACCCAAAGTTTTCTTCTAATATCATGGGTAATATCTTCAAAGCaaattctctctcttcttcagtAGGGGAAACACAGTCTTTCAGGTAAGACACAAATGCATCATATTCTTTTCCATCTGGAAAGAAACCACCAGTTGTTGTCTTGTTAGCAACCATTAGAAATACAGTATCTAATCCATCATTCTGGTTTTCAAAGTTATCGTCTCAGTAGCAAAGCATCTAGAAactccttctctttcctttgatACCCCACACAgtcttcaaacaaaaaaaatcctgaatcaATTTAAATTTGATACAAAAGATTCTGATTGCATTTggcaaatatttgaaaataacatATCCTTTCTACATTAAggtgtttttataaaaaatcaGATTAGTTTAACCAGTTAATGTCACATCTGTGATgatcaagaaaatgaaaggaagcaaaaactGTATCTGTAATCTGGTGAGAATGATATTTAAGTGGTATTGCAGATTTccacatttattttgctctttgtctAAGACTATCAAGTAGTTCTGTACAATGGGTACTGGCAAAAGAGAATAAAcctattcattattttaattatgagAGTATACAATGTCTGGTCATGCTTTGGGCAGTAatttacaaacacaaaatacaagaccagttcagaggccaggtcTACCACATTGAGTAATACCTAATCGAACCTTACCACAGAACAACTATATGGATTGATACAGCGGTGCACATAGCTTTGCATCTTAAACTGTACTTCTTTGCTTCCCTTTCTGGATACTTAACTACATGTAGGTCATAAGAGAGAGCGCAAACTAAAGCCCATGAAACCCTACACATACTCTAGGAGTAGGAAATCCATTGCCTAGTATCAACCAGTTCCTCCAGCATGGCCTAGTCCAGGTTCTCGGAGATCCTCCCTGTAAGGCAGTGTATGCAGTGAGAGCTAACAACAGCCAATGGATATATAACATTGGCAGGCATAAATGACATCCATCTATTACTGAGAAATCTCCAATGactgcagtttattgaagctATATTCAAGCTGATTTAGAGACTAAGGAGGGCTAAAAAATCAGGTACATATGTACAGCAAGTTTTTTCACCacaattttcagaaaagttatACCCAGAATTGGGCAACTGTCAGGCTTGCTCCTTAAGTCAAGGTCACAGCAACGCTGCCTGGTAAGATACCGGTAGTGTGCTCTCCTGCTTGGGAGAGTTGTGGCACCTGTGCATTTAGTGACAAACCTATAAACATTGCAATGGCCTCTGCAGTCAAGGAAGCATTTTAACCTTCACCTCACTGAAGGGCATCAGTGAGgtgaaaacaaatttctgttAGTCTGCCTGTCTGACAACTCCAGAGTGCTCATCCTCTTTACAAATAGAGAATTGTAAACTTCTTCACCTTCATCAACTTTTGCGATGAAGAATATGGCAGAACAGAGCACATCTGAACAGCATCTAATCATGTCCCTTCCGCTCCAGAGGCAGCTTCTTCACTGTGTTTATCTGCTGTTGCCCCAGTAACAGTATAACAAACTCACTTTAGCACCTGACTATCCAGTTAGTTTTACATATTATTTGCTGTTTCTACTCACAAAACTCCTGGAtttattttgtctcttcttcaaagatgatttttttataGAATGTGCCAGAAACTATTTTTAGTCAATACACTTATTTCAACGTCAGCATTAGCCAAGTCATACCTCCATCAGTGTCGTCTCTTCTGCATATGTTCCTGTAAAACAGAACTAAGTCGACTCTAAACATCACACAGACAAACACTGCAGCTACAGCCACACATGGAAATAGTACAGCAAGGACCATTCCAGTTGTAAATACGTGCACAGGCAGATCTTGGGTGTTCCCTGTAAAACAGAAACCCAGGAAATTACAGCCTTAGCAAAGAGTATTATATGACAAGATTACTGTATTCAATACTGATGGCATCTTAAAATTGCCCCAAAAAATCACAATGTTGATGTGAATCCTTTCCTGCTAATACTTCAAGTACATATGCATGCCATTTGTCCCAAGGTGGAGAACTATAGAACATGGATTACTTTAAAAACTGGAGAAACAATCTCGCATGCATTCACACACCCTCCACACACATAAATGAACTGTATGTCATATCAAGACTGACACTACAGATCCTTACAGATGTACAGCATCCCAAACTGGTAGTCACCCACTTTTATGATGAGTTTTCTTCAGGTTCTTTATTATTTCCTGTTATTCTCTAGCTTTCATCCCTCTCTCAGTCCATCCATAACAGTCCTTAATGTCCCCTTTAATCTCTTTggccaagatttttttttttcttctgtccctAGTCTCTtttgggcttttctttttttttcttaattattattctgttatctctgtctttttagttccaaatacagatttttaaccTTCAAATCTTTGTGAAGTCTTTATGAAGGCACTGTCAAGTCGTGCTCATTGTAgaatatatttaatttgctttattaaatGCATCATTTTTTTACTAGTCTATTTTCACATATTTCCTCCCAGTAAAGCTTGGAAAGGTCTGAGAGATGGCAAGCAAGAAGGGAATGCCCATTTGCCATGAATCTCCAGGCTGTCTAGACTATAAGTGTGAAGTACTACTATATGGTAGAGGTCAGCTTTCCATAGCTAGAAGGATAGAGTCCTTGACAAGAGAGAAACCATTGACCAGAACGTTTCAGGCATTATCAGGAATATAAAAGATTGAcctttccaggaaaaaagaaacccacaaaaaaccaaccaaaacctcagattttcattttagaaagagCTGCTTGATAAACAAAATGATCCAAACAGCAGACTCTGGGCTGCACCAAGCTTTGGGTAGTTAACCCCTGTGATCCCACCAATCTGATGAGTAGGAAAGCACAGGAAACACTCTGTCATGGGATCTAACAAAGTGCCGCCCAGGGATCTGTCAGCCAGAGCATAGCTCAGCCTCCCCAGCTGTgtccacagcagcagcagttgaaCTACTGAGCCCTCGCACAGCTGCTGTAGCAGACGTAGCAGCAACCCCTGCCGCCCCTGTCTCAGAGCAGGAGGAATCACCCAGGGGGGTTGTTAGGTCCAATACTAGATGGACCAGGGCCTTCGTAAGCACACAGACATACCTGGAGAGGTGTTCCGAAATCAGTACCCTGCCCTCAGGACTAAGAAGGCTGGCACTACTATAATAATTATGTACGAGGAGTATGATTCATAGATTATTGCGTACCTGTCTTCAATTTCACTATTTTTATCTGTGTTCTTTCATCAGCTTGCAACATGCAGGTGAAATTATGATGCATGTCCTCATCTGTTACTTTTTTAATCCGTAGTAGCCTTGTGACATAGAACTTGTTTCCCAGCCTGCAACAAGGAACGGTGTTAGCAATGCTATCTGTACAGAAACCTACAACGAGCTGAGAGGcagattttgaggaaaaaagttataaaaCGCCCTCAGACATTTTACTGAATTTGCAGTCCACAACTGCAGGACATTATCATATACAAACAAAAGTGCAATATTTTCAGGAAACCTACTGTAATTTTTTGAACTCTTCTTCACATATTGAAGGTTCATTCTCGGGGATACCTGAGCATTTTTCTGGAAACGTTTGATTAATTAACCAGTAGAGGCTGACATCTTCTCGCATATAATACCCCAAGAAACCTGTGCAATTGAGTATCTCTTCTTTACCTAAACAAAGCATAACATGAGAAGATCTAGTCAGAAGTAGCATTCATCTTCACAGTACAGTAAAATGTCAGCTTTCCAGGCACCATATCCCACGAGCTGTGCTCCCTTCTGGACTTCGTAGCCCCTGCACAATGTTTCATACGTGTTCCACCTGCAATGGTGGTGGCTTCGGCAACCATGCACAGGGCTCTCTTGCACCCTGTTGCAGAGTGACAGTCATCCACTGCTTTCTCTCAGATAAACTGTGTCACAGCCAGAAGAGTTTAAATAGGCCAGAGCATTTCAGGCTTTAGAGAACTAAATGGAGCTGGGttcaatgatccttatgggtcccttccaactcgagatattctatgattctgtgaactaaactgtgtgctgcaggcagagaacaGGAGAGGACAACCTATCACCAGTGCCCCCAGGGCCAGGTATAAAAGTAAGTAACTGGTAAGGGGAATTACAACCAATTGATTATAATAGTGAAAGTATACACtattattcaaagaaaaaacaaaacttgttAGAACCCCTGCTGAAGTCTCACAGAAGAAATTCTCATCCCAGTTCCACCTGGAAATCAGCATAATCCTGAATGTGTAAGTCACTTAGCCCATCAGCTACTTTGTACCCTTTCAGAGCACTAACTGGAAGTGACAGGAACCACCCCTTAGAGTCTGGTTAATTATAAGAAAGAGCAAAAGTAAAAAGACAACTGTACGCTTGggaaaataaaggcagaagGCCTTAAACATTGTCATGGGAAGCTTGACCTGAGGGTAGCTGCAACTAGCCATTTCTAGGCTATGCCAGCATCATTTCCAGGGAACACATCCAGAATGCCCTTTATTAAGCCACAAAAGCCGCATGTTAGTTCTTGTTCAGGCCACCATGCACAAAGGCTTTCCAGTAAGCAAGGCCTGCCCAGGAATTCTCTATGGGCACACATTATAAGCTGCCTTCTCAAGATTTATCGGAGTGGATGCTTCCAGGGGAACTGCTTAAGAACCTTTAAAGCAGGATCCAGCTGAAAATCTGCCCATCTTCGATTCGGACCTTAGAAATCCAAATCACAGTTGCACAGATTGAAACATAGACCTAAACTTCTAGTATCGTCTACCTGGCAACTCTAGCCTTTTCACCATACACAACAGCTATTTTCAGGGAAATATTATAGAACATCATCTAAGCAATGAAAAGTTTGAAAGGCCATCCAAAATTCCCCTCACTCCCCACCATGCCATCTGTCTCATCACTCACCAGGTAGTTCAATGACCTTATCAAATGATCTTATCACGGCAGGTAAGAGATGGAAAACAGATGATTCATAATCATTTAATGCTGAACCCTGCTACCTTCTAAGGGTTGGGACAAGCACAGTAAGGGGGAAGACCTCTGCAGGAAGAGTGTACTGGGAGGTTGGGAGATATGAGGCATCATAGGATTGGGGTACGACCGTTGGAAAAAGGACCTACCAATTGGTATTtgtaggaaggaaggaaaattagCATCTGAGGTCCTGGCTGAGCAAATGAGATACACGTATGAGCAACAGAGGAGGTAAATATGATTCTTCAGATTTGGAAAGGAAGGACTGGGCAACCAAATGGGAGAAGCCCTCAggcacaggaaaggaaaaagacggttaaatttctgtttttaaaaatcaattacaGCCTCAATCACAAAATGCTGGATCCTGTCCTACACTCTGTGAAGCCTGCAGACCGTGTTATCTAACCTACTCCCAGCTAGAAGCACAGTCGAGGGTTTGGCTTTTGACAATATAACCAATTCTTTGCAGCAGTGACAGATCTGCATGCTCACATTGCCAGGACTATCAGCCCTCACACTTCTCATTTCCCTGCAGAATAATATCCTCAACTGCATCGGTATTAAGGGGATTGCTCGTTGTTGCTGTTCGATGAACAAACCGAACGTCTTTCACACATCACTCCGTGGGGTTTGCTATCTACAAAAGAAATCCATGGAGAGCTGATTTATCATCACCACCAATTTCTTTTGCTGGTCATAGCAGCAACCTCAGCTTCTACCTCTGTAAAAGAGTAAATTTAGTGTACTTGTATATTAATCGTGGAATACACTAGGCAAAACATAACCAGATGTGAAGATGGGTCAGATCCAGGAGGGTACACAGGCAATTCTTAGTTTGATTACACTTAACCAGACCATCAACCATAAAGAGATCAGAACaaaagtgtgtatatatatatatatatatatatatatgcagtaGCTACAACAAAGATTCTTGTACTAATTTGATACCTATTTCTGTTTCAATTTCTTCATCACGTCCAACTATCTCCAAAGTTACAGCCTCTGGTGCATCTAAAATAGAAAGTAGTACTGCTATTGAAGTAATAGCTTACTTACATTCTACCACAGTAAAAATTACACATTTACTTTATTTCTAAAACTAATCACATAGATTCCATTTAATTCAAAGAACAATATCTGGACTCTGGCGTTACTGAGTAGTTTAAAACACAGTATGTCCTGCTGAATTTTTGTCACATGCATACCTATACAGTGCACAATTTACAACGGTTGGAAAGGCTCTTCCCCAAAACTCTTAGTAAGTTTGTATGACTTCCTTACAGCagctaattttgaaaaaaaaccccaaaactgcaGGGAAAACATACTAAATAAATTTTCCAAAATTGGTAATATGTCATATAAccatcttctgctttttttttaaattattatgaaaTAGTTCAGATTACGAGATTTGATCACCCTTACATTTATGAAATAAGAGCTGTAATTAAAAATCTCCATAGTAATGAGAACAAAAAAGCATGCttcaaaatttcagaaagctttcttACCTTCTTCTACTACCAGCTTAATTGTATTTGTGCTGTGATATATCCTTCCTTCATGACTGATTAGAATTTTACAGGTATATATCCCAGAGTGCTGTACTGTTAAGGTTTTAAAATCCAGTTCCCgctctgtttcattttcatagTTCTTACAGTCCTGCATcaataaagacagaaaacactaTTCTGTAGCAAACATACATTCAAAACCCTACAGAAcgtaaaaattatttttgaaacgAAGTGTCACCACCACTCTCACTATCTATCTCAATGACATTTATCTGACCCAAAAGACGTGGGGGCCCAATTTTCAGTCATGGTCACTTAAAGGCAACATTTGAACATTTAACCCATTAGAAGTTGAGAGCACTGCAATTTCAAGTAAGCGTCTGAGtataaaaatattgtattgGGAATTTAAATGCACtcatctatttttttcaaaatgatgGCTTGGGTCTGTAGGTGTAACCTGCTTGTGGCCAAAAGTTGTCTAGACTTATCAGGAGCTTTCAGGTTAAAGCAAAATGCCTCAACAATAGGGAAACCGACCATCTCAGAGGGTGACAAGAGTTGGATTCACATCTGTTTACCCTCCCTActcctaatttttttcattcatagCATGTGCTAAGTGAAATGTCCTGTGAAAACGCAGCAATATTTGGTTCTGGTCTGAATTACCTTTGATCAAGAAGGGAAATGATCACTGCTGGAAATTGTCCAGGGAAAGGACATTTCCTGGATGCATATGCTTACTACCAGGCTCTTATACTAAAGGCATGTGTGATCATCCCTGTTTTATCTATCTCAGCTTAGGGTGTGATAGGAAGGCTTTGAAATTTTTCACCCAATCAAGCACCAAAGGATATTTAGGCGCAAGGATGGCTGCTGCTTCATCTGTCTCACACAGCATTAGGCATTAAAATATTAGGCATCAGTATGCCCAGCTTAGCCATGAGACAGGTCAGTCTGCGGTATGGTCTATTACTGAGGAAAACATATCCACCTATGGCCCTATCCATCAATGGTTCTGTCTTCCCACGCCCCAAAGGACAAGGAAGCAGGGCTGTGGATCATTCTGCCAGGCAGAATCCAGATGCCCGTACTTAAGCTGTCAAAATCCTTTCCTGAAACTGATTCAACACAGAGTGAACAGGGTCTGTTACTCCAACCAGGACACCCGAGAGGAGTAAGGAGCACTGGTCAAGGCCATGCGTAGGGACAGGGTGGAAGAAACCTATTCAGGGTGCTTCATCCAATGGTTGCACACAACACCCAACAGAGGTGCTTACACAACTATTATCTATGCTCTGACAAAAGCTGGTAGGGAGAAGACCGATGATTTGCCTAAAATGAACAGAAGAGGATCTGGTACACATTTTGTAAAAAGTGTTTGGAAATAGCAAAATTGAAAAGTTTGCAATTAATTCACAAGCACATGCCAACTGTAAAACAAATATCTTGGCACCTCATTTAGTGTTAGGATAATATTTGTATCAGCAAAGTCACAGCTGGCTAAACCAACTGCTGGCTAAATCAGCACAGACATGTGCATCAGATCTTTTACCATTCCAAACCACCAGTTTATTAATGATTTCTGATTACAGGTACATTTTTCTAACAAATCTGAGAGTAGagaaaaactttcttttgtATATCTGtctaaaggttttttttccctaataacCTGAGAAATTAAAGCCTTACAAAGTTTGTAGATGCTTCTAAAAATTTCTTTGTAATGAATTTTTCCTGCAATCAGATGTCTTGTTTCTATAGCCAATGATTTGAGTGACACTGTTTCAGTAATTACCTTGTACCATGTTATGCTGTCATTTTCATTGACAGACAAATCACTGCATTTCAGTGAATGACCAGTTccagcatttttaatttctgtagttAAATGATTTTTGttgaaacagctgcttttatttctttcaagtaCATTCAAGGTCCACTTTTGAATCgtgacattttgttttccattgctatgaaaagaaaattagcaAAATTGGTTTTAGGagctttttaaaggaatgtaGCTTAGTAAGTTACatgacaaaatacaaataaattctCTATTACGTCTGTTAGGTAAAAAGTACATCTACAGTGACCTAATTATTTATATTCCCCTTTATTACTTTTCCACCCCCAAATATGTGTTATTCCCCATAAGAAAAGAGGTTATCTACACTAAATCATCTATCACAAAACATTTAACAATACAATTATATCTATGAAATATGACGATATATGCTATATCAACCAGAACAAGGATGCGACAATTTGTGGCACCACGTACAGTTAGAAGTGCGCATAAGAGAGTTTTAGGACCTTGAATCAAGTAGTGATTTTGCAGGTTTAATCTCCTATGCATTACGAAGGTTTAAAGCAgtaactgaaaaatatatttgtaaaatgtgtcAAAAATAAGATGGGCAACTCTGCTATTGTTCACAAAGCAACATTATTCATTGTTTGATACTGTGCAGATAGTCACTGatattttggaaatatttctaaactatGCAAGTCTCaggaattacagaatcacttATAGATTCAAGCACGTCTGCAAAACAAGGCATTTTGGAAAGGATTCATCTCTTTGTCTTTCAGTCTGCACTGATCAGAGATCTACAGTAGCCGACCACTCAGGTTGACTGGAAGAGCCAGGAACTACTGCTTCTAAAGCAAAATCATGACGTCCCATGCAGTATCTATAAAAGATCAGGTGAATATGCTCCAAAAATGCCTCTTTTGAATATCTAGGAGCTACCCATTGTTATTCAGATATGTACTATGTTCTATCCACATATTCCTCTAAAGAATCAGATTATAGCTTTGAGTTATTTCATTGCTGGATATGTCCAAATACATGACTACCAAGGGAAAAGAAGCTGGAGGACTTTTGTCTTAAATTTTGCAAAGTTGGCCTAACTTTGGCAAAGTTAGGGCTTAAGAGAAAATCGTATGCTGCTGTAAGTTAATGGGTGACATTTCGCAATTAGTGCATAAAGCTCTCATTTTTTACTGAACAAGTAGGGtctgagaaagcaaaagcagcaatcACAGAGTACTTCCCCCCCGTGTCAGTCGTATCTTCATAAATATGTTTGAATCTTTCCGtctccaagaaaagaaaaaggaatcatTCCCAAGAGAACTAAAACTAGTCAAGAATCATTTCGATGAGAATGGCTAAGGGGACAAAGCAGTTGAAATAGAGAAGCACGCCTGACGAGTGTATCAGCTTAAACACCATTCTTGACTGACATGCCTTTTACTGTTAAAAGATTCAGAAGAA contains these protein-coding regions:
- the IL18R1 gene encoding interleukin-18 receptor 1, which gives rise to MILMIFFFMFIIESATEKLCPLRASIDVLEGEYFFLCYPESMQEHFQEEAYTINWYKENAGKQQLIKETHRIVSQMNFLEFWPAELSDSGNYSVIHSNGKQNVTIQKWTLNVLERNKSSCFNKNHLTTEIKNAGTGHSLKCSDLSVNENDSITWYKDCKNYENETERELDFKTLTVQHSGIYTCKILISHEGRIYHSTNTIKLVVEEDAPEAVTLEIVGRDEEIETEIGKEEILNCTGFLGYYMREDVSLYWLINQTFPEKCSGIPENEPSICEEEFKKLQLGNKFYVTRLLRIKKVTDEDMHHNFTCMLQADERTQIKIVKLKTGNTQDLPVHVFTTGMVLAVLFPCVAVAAVFVCVMFRVDLVLFYRNICRRDDTDGDGKEYDAFVSYLKDCVSPTEEEREFALKILPMILEENFGYKLCIFERDVPPGGAVVDDIHSFIDKSRRLIIILSQNYVSDRAIYELESGLHKALVEKKTKIILIEYMPISDYNFLPESLSLLPSKRVVKWKKDKSLPVNSRFWKNLRYLMPAKPTKINTKGQYNNLDLGSEGTQPRTEGCDFNAVI